The genomic stretch GCGTCAGAAATCCTTTATCTCTAGTTATTAACGACTTTCAGTTCATTCTGTTGCCAAACTGTGGTCATAAACCCTGGGTGGAAAGGTCTGCCAAAGATGCATTCCACCGCATTCTGATGGACGCAGTGAACTGACTTCCAGCAGGACGCGAGAGTGGCACGGCCTGATCCAACCAATAGGTCCGTCACCGCTCCTGACGCCGGGCCAGCAGGTCGCGGATATCCTTCAGCAGCACCTCCTGGCGCGTGGGCGCGGGTTCGACCGGCGGCTCGGCCGCGCTCTTGCGACGCATGCTGTTGATGCCCTTGACCAGCAGAAAAACTGCCAGGGCCACGATAAGGAAATCCACCACGCTCTGAATGAACGCGCCGTAGCGCAAGGTCACGGCCTCCACGCCTTCTCCTGCTGGTTTGAGCAGCAAGGACAGGCTGGAAAAATCCACGCCTCCCACCAGCACCCCTACGGGCGGCATGATCACGTCCTCCACCAGGGACGTCACGACCCTGCCGAAGGCCGCGCCGATGATGATGCCCACGGCCAGATCGACCATGTTGCCCTTGACGGCGAACTCCTTGAATTCCTTGATCAGGCCCATGCGCCCTCCGGTAGATGAGAGTAACTCCCATGTTGGGCATAGGCCTTGGCGGGTAAAATGGCAATACAGCGAATCAGTCCTCGGTCCAACCCAAGACGCGGCATTTACCGGCGGGGCCGCCGTCGCATTGGATGAGTTCCAGCAGCGATCGACCCAGGCTGTCGAGAATCATCTTCTTATCTATATGCAGTTCGGCATAGGTTCTGGCTTCGGTACGCGCCCCTGACGCGTGCCATTATCCGCCAGCAGACCGGTCACGACATTGGCCAGACTCTCGGCATCGGCGTGCGGCACGACCAGGCCGCCGGCCTGGGTCACCACGCGGGCCAGTTCGCTGCCGGGCGCGGCCGTGGCCACCACCGGACCGCCGCAGGCCAGGATGGACATCAGCTTGGAGGGCATGCAACGGCCGTCGGCGCCGGGCCGCTGGGGCAACAGGTGCGCGTCGGCCTCTGCCAGCATGGCCGCATGCGTCGCTTCGGGCTGCAAGGGCAGGAAGTGCAAGTTCGGCACGTCGCCATGGTCCTGGGCCCGGCTCCACACCGAGCATGGTCCGCAGCACGCCTTTGCCTTCCACTCGCTCGATTGGTTTGAAGACTTCCAGGTCGGCCCAGTTGGGCAGCAGGCTGATACGCTCCGGCCGCACGCCCTTGCGCTCCAGGGCCAGGCCCATGGAGCGCGACACGGCCGAAACGCGGTCAAAACGGGTCAACAGCAGGCGTTCAAGACCGTGGGCCAGGGCAAGCCCGGCCTTGCCGAGCGGACCGCCGGGCTTGGCAGGGACGTGGAGCGGACAGCGTTACACGCGCACGCCCGCGCGCTCCTCGCGCCAAGCCCAGCCGGCAGACTTCGGCGCTGCTCGCCACCAGGGGTAATACGGACGGGCCGTAACCACACGCACGTCGAAGCCGCGCGTGGCCAGACCCTCGGCCATCTCGGCCGTGTACTTGCCCACGCCCACGGGCTCCATCGCGTAGTTGAGCCCGTGAACAAGCACGCGCGGCCTGGCGGAAGGAGCTGGACGCAATTGGATCAGAGCGCCATGAGCCTGGGAGGGGCCACGTTCTCCAGGTACCACTCATACGTCTGGCGGATGCCTTCATCCAGAGGGACCTTGGCCCGCCAGCCAGTTGCGTGCAGCCTTGTCACGTCCAGCAGCTTTCTTGGCGTGCCGTCGGGCATGCTTTTGTCGAACACGACCCGGCCCGTAAAGCCCACGGCCTGGCGCACGTGCTCGGCCAGCTCGGCAATGGTCACGTCCTGGC from Desulfocurvibacter africanus subsp. africanus DSM 2603 encodes the following:
- the mscL gene encoding large-conductance mechanosensitive channel protein MscL, producing the protein MGLIKEFKEFAVKGNMVDLAVGIIIGAAFGRVVTSLVEDVIMPPVGVLVGGVDFSSLSLLLKPAGEGVEAVTLRYGAFIQSVVDFLIVALAVFLLVKGINSMRRKSAAEPPVEPAPTRQEVLLKDIRDLLARRQER
- a CDS encoding glycosyltransferase: MWSRAQDHGDVPNLHFLPLQPEATHAAMLAEADAHLLPQRPGADGRCMPSKLMSILACGGPVVATAAPGSELARVVTQAGGLVVPHADAESLANVVTGLLADNGTRQGRVPKPEPMPNCI
- a CDS encoding glycosyltransferase gives rise to the protein MLVHGLNYAMEPVGVGKYTAEMAEGLATRGFDVRVVTARPYYPWWRAAPKSAGWAWREERAGVRV